The Verrucomicrobiia bacterium sequence CGAAACTGCCCAAATCGAGATTGCTGTGATTGGCCTTGTTGTCGCCCGCTTTGAAGCCCACCCACAGGGCCTCGCGTCCCTCCCAGTCGCTGCGCAGGGTGACCACCTCGGCGTTGCGGAAGTACTTGTCGAGCGGAAGGCTCGCCGCAGTGGGCTTCTGACCCCGGCCATCGTACCACAATAAATCCTGGGCACTGCCGTAGGCCACCTGCCGCTGATGCCACGCGTACTCGGGGCGGTTGAACTTCCGGGCCAGCCAGAAGAGGGAAGGTGAACGGATGCCACCGTCGCCGGCATCGGCGTAATTGAAGGTGCGTCCCGTTGGCCCTGTGGCATAGATGGGGAAGGTGCCCGCCTCGGAAAAACCGGGGATTTTCGACAGGCCAAAATCTGTGCCCAAAGCCGTTTCCAGCGCGGCCAGAAACACCACGTTGTAGGAGGTGGCATAATTCCAATAGCCGGGCCCCTCGGCCCAGGCGCCGTCTGGACCGTATTCGGCCATGGGCAACTGAATGGATTTCAGGGCGGCCGCCAAAATCTCGCCCGCCTCGGCGGGGAGGACATCGGCCAGGGCCAAGGCCCCCATGCCGATGCCGCCGTTGCACACCTGATTCCAATTATGGCGCGCCCGCGTCCAGCCGGTGTTTTTGCGGTAGATTTCCAGGGCGGGCTTGAAACCCAGCTCGTTCACCGCTTTGACCAACACCTGGCGCCGTTCCGGCGTCCAGTAGTCGTAGAGCCAGTCGTAGCCGATGGCAAAGGCATGGGTCATTTCCGCCGTATCGAGAAAATGCCGCGGGTTCCAATCCTTGAAACCGGCGGCCGCCTCCAACTCCTGCCAGGCACGTTCGGCATAGGCTTTGTCCCCCTGGAGGCGATACATCATGGCCAGGGCGTACACCCGATTCATTACCCTGCGGCTGGTATCGAGCAAACGCAGTCCATCGGGGATGACATACTGCGAGGGCGGCTGAGACAACATGCCCCGGGCATCGTCCTGCACCCGGTTGAAATAACGCTGGAGGTCCGGGTTCTGCGGGATTTGCTGCTTGAGCCGCTCAAACCCGGCGGCATCGGTGAGGAGGCGAGGATGCCCCGCCTTGAGCCGGGCCAGGATTTCCTGGGCGGGAGGGGTGGGGACAGGCTCCGCCGCGCGGGCGGGCGATGCCGTGAGGAGACAAAACACGGCCGCTCCGGCGGCCAGGCCAGAAATGAACATTTGCATGGGGTTCATGGAA is a genomic window containing:
- a CDS encoding heparinase II/III family protein; translation: MNPMQMFISGLAAGAAVFCLLTASPARAAEPVPTPPAQEILARLKAGHPRLLTDAAGFERLKQQIPQNPDLQRYFNRVQDDARGMLSQPPSQYVIPDGLRLLDTSRRVMNRVYALAMMYRLQGDKAYAERAWQELEAAAGFKDWNPRHFLDTAEMTHAFAIGYDWLYDYWTPERRQVLVKAVNELGFKPALEIYRKNTGWTRARHNWNQVCNGGIGMGALALADVLPAEAGEILAAALKSIQLPMAEYGPDGAWAEGPGYWNYATSYNVVFLAALETALGTDFGLSKIPGFSEAGTFPIYATGPTGRTFNYADAGDGGIRSPSLFWLARKFNRPEYAWHQRQVAYGSAQDLLWYDGRGQKPTAASLPLDKYFRNAEVVTLRSDWEGREALWVGFKAGDNKANHSNLDLGSFVLEALGYRWAVDLGADNYNLPGYFGKQRWTYYRMRAESHNTLVINPGEGPDQIPTAATKIIKFQSTPNRAVAVADLTPAYAEAAQSVQRGLAMLERRRVLIQDEVKTAQPAVVWWFMTTPAQIRIEKDGRTAHLTQGQAELRATLLSPAAAQFIVMDAVPLPTSPNPEGQRKNTGVRKLAIHLKEVTDLRLAVLLTPSRGTPEPLVMPALMPLSQW